One Planctomycetia bacterium DNA segment encodes these proteins:
- a CDS encoding biopolymer transporter ExbD codes for MRLSGYQRSSATRFDSQMTPMIDVVFQLLIFFVCTVSFQKQEQSLPATPRMSASAGGGKVADRPPPELEDLQQVELSLSRRGGATEWNVNKDVCRTLAEVRARLAALARIAQYKTIVPVVLDAADDVPLADAIDAYDLCLRLGFQKVQFVTPE; via the coding sequence ATGCGTCTTTCCGGCTACCAACGCTCCTCCGCGACGCGATTCGATTCGCAGATGACGCCGATGATCGATGTCGTGTTTCAGTTGCTGATCTTCTTCGTCTGCACCGTCAGCTTTCAGAAACAGGAGCAATCGCTTCCTGCGACTCCGCGCATGTCCGCGAGCGCCGGTGGAGGCAAGGTGGCCGATCGCCCCCCTCCCGAACTCGAAGACTTGCAGCAAGTCGAGCTATCGCTTTCGCGTCGCGGCGGGGCCACGGAGTGGAACGTGAACAAGGATGTTTGCCGGACGCTGGCGGAGGTTCGAGCCAGGCTCGCCGCGCTGGCCCGCATTGCGCAGTACAAGACGATCGTCCCTGTCGTGCTCGATGCGGCCGACGACGTCCCTCTGGCCGATGCGATCGATGCCTACGATCTTTGCCTTCGGCTTGGCTTCCAGAAGGTTCAATTCGTCACGCCGGAATAA
- a CDS encoding response regulator, translating into MNSQNKILVVDDDEAKRYSICRVLKAEGFEVIEAADGASGLQRAQERPVMIVLDVKLPDMSGFEVCRRLKSDAATSSIPIVHMSATLVETGDRVQGLDSGADAYLTDIVNPLEFIATIRALLRAREAERALRESEVRFQSLVRNVQEYAIFTSNPRGTITSWNEGVQRILGYRRDDFTDQPYSIVFATEEEAKSDLQSAAEQGAFSYERWHERNDGSRFFASGSVTAIYDEEKNLLGFTTIVRDVTERKETEEERSRLLAAEQSARRDAETANRLKDEFLATLSHELRTPLTAILGWTQLFKISELSPSEVQTGMDVIDRNAKAQAQLIEDLLDVSRIISGKLRLNVEIVEMASVLDAAVEAVRSAADGKRIQIIRIVDPGAGPIMGDSGRLQQIIWNLLSNAIKFTPKSGKVTLRLRRVESQVEISVQDDGQGIAPEFLPYVFDRFRQADASTMRMQGGLGLGLAIVRHLTELHGGSVHADSRGIGLGSTFTVRLPIVAVTHDVEPRDVVANETSRFEHAALERMPDLTGLKILVVDDERDSREILSRILRRCGADTEIAPSAQGGVEAFNASRPDIIISDICMPGEDGYMFIRRVRAAEGPNKANVPAVALTAFARADDRRKALLAGYQVHLAKPVIPSELIAVVASLSGRTNRN; encoded by the coding sequence ATGAACTCGCAAAATAAAATTCTCGTCGTCGACGACGACGAGGCCAAACGCTACAGCATTTGCCGCGTCTTAAAAGCGGAAGGCTTCGAGGTCATCGAAGCCGCCGACGGTGCGTCGGGGCTGCAGCGCGCGCAAGAGCGCCCGGTTATGATCGTGCTCGACGTCAAACTGCCCGACATGAGCGGCTTCGAGGTTTGTCGCCGTTTGAAAAGCGATGCGGCAACGTCGTCGATTCCAATCGTCCACATGTCGGCGACGTTGGTCGAAACGGGCGACCGCGTTCAAGGACTCGATAGCGGGGCCGACGCTTATCTCACCGATATCGTCAACCCGCTGGAATTCATCGCTACCATTCGCGCTCTGCTGCGTGCGCGGGAAGCGGAACGGGCTTTACGTGAATCGGAAGTCCGCTTCCAATCGCTGGTGCGTAATGTGCAGGAATACGCGATCTTCACCTCGAACCCGCGCGGCACCATCACCAGTTGGAACGAAGGGGTACAGCGGATCCTCGGCTACCGTCGCGACGACTTTACCGACCAGCCCTACAGCATCGTCTTTGCCACGGAAGAAGAAGCGAAGAGCGATCTTCAATCGGCGGCCGAGCAGGGGGCGTTCAGCTACGAACGATGGCACGAGCGCAACGACGGCTCCCGTTTCTTCGCCAGCGGCAGCGTCACCGCGATCTATGACGAAGAGAAAAACCTGCTCGGTTTCACGACCATCGTTCGCGATGTGACCGAGCGAAAAGAAACGGAAGAAGAACGCTCGCGATTGCTCGCCGCCGAACAATCGGCTCGTCGCGATGCCGAGACTGCGAATCGCTTGAAAGACGAATTTCTTGCGACTCTATCTCACGAATTACGCACTCCGCTGACGGCGATTCTCGGCTGGACGCAACTCTTCAAGATCAGCGAACTCTCGCCGAGCGAAGTACAAACCGGCATGGACGTGATCGATCGCAATGCCAAGGCGCAAGCACAGCTGATCGAAGACCTGCTCGACGTCTCGCGCATTATCTCCGGCAAGCTTCGGTTGAACGTCGAAATCGTGGAAATGGCGAGCGTCCTCGATGCGGCCGTGGAAGCGGTTCGTTCCGCTGCCGACGGAAAGCGGATTCAAATCATCCGCATCGTCGATCCCGGCGCCGGGCCGATCATGGGCGATTCCGGTCGTCTACAGCAAATCATTTGGAATCTGCTTTCCAACGCGATCAAATTCACGCCGAAGTCCGGGAAGGTAACGCTCCGTCTGCGCCGCGTCGAAAGCCAAGTCGAAATCAGCGTTCAAGACGACGGGCAGGGAATCGCTCCGGAGTTTTTGCCGTACGTCTTCGATCGCTTTCGCCAAGCGGATGCCTCGACCATGCGCATGCAAGGAGGACTCGGGCTCGGGCTCGCGATCGTTCGCCATCTTACGGAGCTCCACGGCGGATCCGTGCATGCCGACAGTCGCGGGATAGGGTTGGGATCGACGTTCACGGTACGCCTGCCGATCGTGGCAGTGACGCACGACGTCGAGCCGCGCGACGTCGTCGCGAATGAAACGTCCCGTTTCGAGCATGCCGCGCTCGAGCGCATGCCTGACCTTACCGGGTTGAAGATTCTCGTCGTCGACGACGAGCGCGACTCGCGTGAGATTTTGTCGCGCATTCTCCGTCGCTGCGGCGCCGATACGGAAATTGCTCCCAGCGCCCAAGGAGGCGTTGAGGCGTTCAATGCTTCACGTCCCGACATCATCATCAGCGATATCTGCATGCCGGGCGAAGACGGCTACATGTTCATTCGTCGTGTTCGCGCGGCCGAAGGGCCGAACAAAGCGAACGTGCCGGCAGTGGCGCTGACGGCATTCGCGCGTGCCGATGATCGCCGTAAGGCGCTGCTTGCCGGCTACCAAGTTCACCTCGCGAAGCCGGTGATTCCGTCGGAGCTGATCGCCGTCGTCGCATCGCTTTCCGGGCGTACGAATCGGAATTGA
- the dacB gene encoding D-alanyl-D-alanine carboxypeptidase/D-alanyl-D-alanine-endopeptidase, whose product MNRRRFSIHFLFCCASLILQQPLFGQDVATPIAKPTTAPVAVPAATTSTDETDRRLIATLRSEIEPVLDAPEFKHSHWGVLVVDATTGNTLYERNGDKLFAPASVTKLFSVAAAFDELGGDHKFETPLYARGNLDPAGVLEGDLILAASGDPTMGGRTDEAGGIALENVDHTYAGYSAKARLTKPDPLAGLDRLAKQAYERGLREVHGAVLVDDRLFHSAMSSGSGPSRVSPITINDNVLDFTFTPGATGKPAEVDWRPKTSAYTIDSQVTTGASSSKTSITIDEPLRGTITIRGTIPHGHVPLVLTHEVEHPASFARSLLIEALRRAGVRVEASPLVENTIDKLPRREAQAMLDKLAVLESPRFAEEMKLTLKVSLNLHATMMPLLVATKHGKRTMAEGLRLEREALARLGVDVDTISFAGGAGGDRGDYVTPRATVQLLTAMAKRPDFETYRDALPILGVDGTLANAVEKSSPALGKVRAKTGTLSWSNLLNDRPLLQSKALAGYAETKSGRTVVFAFFVNLVHIKESADRERIGRVLGTLCEKLHGAL is encoded by the coding sequence ATGAATCGTCGCCGATTCTCGATTCATTTCTTGTTCTGCTGCGCGTCGCTGATTCTTCAGCAACCCCTCTTTGGTCAAGATGTTGCGACTCCGATAGCGAAACCGACAACCGCGCCCGTCGCGGTGCCGGCAGCCACCACTTCGACCGACGAAACCGATCGTCGGCTCATCGCAACGCTTCGCTCCGAGATCGAACCGGTGCTCGATGCGCCGGAATTCAAGCATTCGCATTGGGGCGTGCTCGTCGTCGATGCCACGACCGGCAACACCCTCTATGAGCGAAACGGGGATAAATTGTTCGCGCCGGCAAGCGTCACGAAATTATTTTCCGTTGCCGCGGCGTTCGACGAACTCGGCGGCGACCACAAGTTCGAGACGCCCCTCTATGCCCGCGGCAATCTCGACCCAGCCGGCGTGTTGGAAGGAGATCTCATCCTCGCCGCATCGGGCGACCCGACGATGGGGGGACGAACCGACGAAGCCGGCGGAATTGCTTTGGAGAACGTCGATCATACTTATGCCGGCTATTCCGCGAAGGCGCGGCTTACGAAGCCCGACCCTTTGGCGGGGCTCGACCGTTTGGCGAAGCAAGCTTACGAGCGAGGCTTGCGCGAAGTGCATGGCGCGGTGCTCGTCGACGATCGACTATTTCATTCGGCGATGAGTTCGGGAAGCGGACCGTCGCGCGTATCGCCGATCACGATCAACGACAACGTCCTCGATTTTACGTTCACTCCCGGCGCAACGGGGAAGCCGGCCGAAGTCGATTGGCGGCCGAAAACCTCGGCTTATACGATCGACTCGCAAGTCACGACCGGAGCGAGCTCCTCGAAAACTTCGATCACGATCGACGAACCTTTACGCGGCACGATCACGATTCGCGGCACGATTCCGCACGGCCACGTGCCGCTGGTGTTGACCCATGAAGTCGAGCATCCGGCATCGTTCGCTCGCTCGCTGTTGATCGAAGCGTTGCGACGGGCCGGGGTTCGAGTCGAAGCTTCGCCGTTGGTCGAGAACACGATCGACAAGCTGCCCCGGCGTGAGGCGCAGGCGATGCTCGATAAGCTGGCGGTATTGGAGTCGCCGCGGTTTGCGGAAGAGATGAAGCTCACACTCAAGGTGAGCTTAAACCTTCACGCCACGATGATGCCTCTGTTGGTAGCGACGAAGCACGGCAAGCGAACGATGGCCGAGGGATTGCGACTGGAGCGCGAAGCGTTGGCCCGGCTCGGCGTCGATGTCGATACGATCTCGTTCGCCGGAGGAGCCGGCGGCGACCGAGGAGACTACGTGACGCCGCGCGCTACGGTGCAGTTATTGACTGCGATGGCGAAGCGGCCCGACTTCGAGACGTATCGCGATGCGCTGCCGATCTTAGGAGTCGACGGTACGCTGGCAAACGCGGTCGAAAAGAGTTCGCCGGCGCTGGGCAAGGTGCGCGCGAAGACCGGCACGCTTTCGTGGTCGAATCTATTGAACGATCGGCCGCTCTTGCAAAGCAAGGCTTTAGCCGGTTATGCCGAGACGAAAAGCGGCCGAACCGTGGTGTTTGCGTTTTTCGTCAACCTGGTTCACATCAAGGAATCGGCCGATCGCGAACGGATTGGGCGCGTGCTCGGAACCCTGTGCGAGAAGTTGCACGGGGCGCTCTAG
- a CDS encoding biopolymer transporter ExbD: MRLPKNKDRGSLEFNMTPMIDVTFQLIIFFLVSSHLAKQETLVELDLPSAESGVETLEEDAHRRFTVNVTLDGGLVVAGESLDESQLGRRLAAQRAKNDKLEVRIRSDRQVEYGRVKPILKECLKNDVWKVTFAVMKQGP, encoded by the coding sequence ATGCGACTCCCCAAAAACAAAGATCGCGGAAGCCTCGAGTTCAACATGACGCCGATGATCGACGTCACGTTTCAACTCATCATTTTTTTTCTCGTATCGAGCCACTTGGCGAAGCAAGAGACCCTCGTCGAGCTCGATTTACCGTCGGCCGAAAGCGGCGTCGAAACGCTCGAAGAAGATGCCCATCGCCGGTTCACGGTCAACGTCACTCTCGACGGCGGTTTAGTCGTCGCCGGAGAATCGCTCGACGAATCGCAACTCGGACGACGCCTTGCCGCACAGCGCGCCAAGAACGACAAGCTCGAAGTGCGCATTCGAAGCGACCGCCAAGTCGAATACGGCCGCGTGAAGCCGATCTTGAAAGAGTGCTTAAAAAACGATGTTTGGAAAGTGACTTTCGCGGTCATGAAGCAAGGCCCGTGA
- a CDS encoding MFS transporter has product MIAPIQSPPSSSPQASAGSSRVAKPQPSPRPVPAAAAAPAPSAPSLPSTTGDQASSAPNATGRRTELRRNLASSLIDGTAFSLMVGCGETYFSAFALALGLSQVSSGLVATLPLLVGSLLQLASPHLLQRIGSYRRWIVACVCIQAAVFIPLVVMAVDRRVPAALVFLFTSIYWGAGLATGPAWNTWIGTLVPVPIRARFFAWRTRLVQAGTLLGFVGAGMALQYGNSRGATLLAFAALFAAAGLSRFVSAIALARKTEPVAPSGADRHVSLREFASRIGRRADGKFLLYLMAVQAAVQLSGPFFTPYMLKQMKLSYVSYMILVASAFAAKMLSLPWLGHMAHRYGARKLLLWGAIGIMPLSAMWLVSNNFGFLVVLQVIGGVAWAGYELAWFLLFFEMLPKEERTSVLTTFNFGHSLASVIGSLVGGAVLLSLGERREVYLGIFAASAVLRFLAFWLLRPRFAAPPKAVPQRTARPTLSINIAAASPHVVGGAMSQGPSQGSSSMATGGSTTTSDPNAR; this is encoded by the coding sequence GTGATCGCACCCATCCAGTCTCCGCCGTCCTCCAGCCCTCAGGCTTCCGCAGGTTCGTCGCGCGTAGCGAAACCACAACCGAGCCCGCGCCCGGTTCCTGCCGCCGCTGCCGCTCCGGCCCCCTCCGCGCCGAGCCTGCCTAGCACGACCGGCGACCAAGCTTCAAGTGCGCCCAACGCCACGGGTCGGCGAACCGAACTCCGTCGCAACCTCGCCTCGAGCCTGATCGACGGCACCGCTTTCAGCCTCATGGTCGGCTGCGGCGAAACCTACTTCTCGGCCTTCGCGCTCGCGCTCGGGCTCAGCCAAGTCTCCTCCGGACTCGTCGCTACGTTACCGCTCTTGGTCGGTTCGCTGTTGCAACTCGCCTCGCCGCATCTGTTGCAGCGCATCGGTTCTTATCGGCGCTGGATCGTTGCTTGCGTTTGCATCCAAGCGGCCGTGTTCATTCCGCTCGTCGTGATGGCTGTCGATCGGCGTGTTCCGGCGGCGCTCGTGTTTCTCTTCACCTCGATCTACTGGGGGGCGGGGCTCGCCACCGGCCCGGCTTGGAATACTTGGATCGGTACGCTCGTACCGGTTCCGATTCGTGCCCGCTTCTTTGCTTGGCGCACGCGCTTAGTGCAAGCCGGCACGTTGCTCGGCTTCGTCGGTGCCGGCATGGCCTTGCAATATGGAAACAGTCGTGGCGCCACGCTCTTAGCGTTCGCGGCTCTGTTCGCGGCGGCGGGCCTGAGTCGGTTCGTCTCGGCGATCGCGCTCGCTAGGAAGACCGAACCGGTCGCACCGAGCGGAGCCGATCGGCATGTGTCGTTGCGCGAGTTCGCGTCGCGCATCGGTCGTCGTGCCGACGGCAAGTTCTTGCTCTATCTCATGGCGGTGCAGGCGGCTGTGCAACTCTCCGGTCCGTTCTTCACTCCCTACATGCTCAAGCAGATGAAGCTCTCGTATGTGAGCTACATGATCCTCGTCGCTTCGGCCTTTGCGGCCAAGATGCTCTCGCTCCCTTGGCTCGGCCACATGGCGCATCGCTATGGGGCGCGCAAGCTGCTGCTATGGGGTGCGATCGGCATCATGCCGTTGTCGGCGATGTGGCTCGTCAGCAATAACTTCGGCTTCCTTGTCGTGCTGCAAGTCATCGGCGGCGTGGCGTGGGCGGGCTACGAATTGGCGTGGTTTCTGCTGTTCTTCGAGATGCTTCCGAAAGAAGAACGAACGAGCGTGCTGACGACCTTCAACTTCGGCCACTCGCTGGCGTCGGTGATCGGCTCGCTTGTAGGAGGAGCGGTGCTCTTATCTCTCGGCGAACGTCGCGAGGTCTATCTCGGCATCTTCGCTGCCTCGGCCGTATTGCGGTTTCTCGCCTTCTGGCTGTTGCGACCACGCTTTGCGGCCCCGCCGAAGGCCGTGCCTCAGCGCACGGCCCGACCTACGCTTTCGATCAACATCGCGGCGGCTTCGCCCCATGTCGTCGGCGGAGCGATGTCGCAAGGGCCGTCGCAGGGCTCCTCGTCGATGGCGACCGGCGGATCCACGACGACTTCCGATCCCAACGCACGCTGA
- a CDS encoding MotA/TolQ/ExbB proton channel family protein, with amino-acid sequence MDGQPDANSYARLTKRGWSRYATPCAVAIVVLGAILVTTSLEAQSAAKPAAGNTKPSAAAPAEFDNSFFGMIKAGGWVGHTIILLSVVAVSIAIEHLLTIRRKTLIPASLPEKVRDLLRAGQYAQADQQCRLQPSTLASVLQAGIGEIDGGWPVVEKAMEDAMGEQAARLHRKAEYISVIGNIAPMLGLLGTVIGMIEAFSVVAESQGTANAGELARGIYLALVTTVEGLVVAIPALAVFAIFRNRIDGLVAETAYVAQHVFAPLRRAAAAGAISPPPTRRPAPPPPPIAGPA; translated from the coding sequence ATGGATGGACAACCTGACGCGAACTCGTACGCACGACTAACGAAACGTGGATGGTCGCGCTACGCGACTCCCTGCGCCGTTGCGATCGTCGTTTTAGGCGCGATCTTGGTGACAACTTCGCTCGAAGCGCAATCTGCGGCAAAGCCTGCGGCCGGAAACACGAAACCTTCGGCGGCTGCTCCCGCGGAGTTCGACAACAGCTTTTTCGGCATGATTAAAGCCGGCGGTTGGGTCGGCCATACGATCATTCTGCTGTCCGTCGTGGCGGTTTCGATCGCGATCGAACACTTACTGACGATTCGACGTAAGACGCTGATTCCAGCGAGCCTGCCGGAAAAAGTGCGCGATCTGCTGCGTGCCGGGCAATACGCGCAAGCCGATCAACAATGCCGTTTGCAGCCGAGCACGTTGGCGTCGGTGTTGCAAGCGGGCATCGGCGAGATCGACGGCGGCTGGCCGGTCGTTGAGAAAGCGATGGAGGACGCGATGGGAGAACAGGCCGCGAGGCTGCATCGCAAAGCGGAATATATTTCCGTCATCGGCAACATCGCACCGATGCTCGGGTTGCTCGGCACCGTGATCGGGATGATCGAAGCGTTCAGCGTCGTCGCCGAATCGCAAGGGACCGCGAACGCCGGCGAACTGGCACGGGGCATTTATCTGGCGCTCGTCACGACCGTCGAAGGGCTCGTCGTCGCGATTCCGGCATTAGCCGTGTTCGCGATCTTTCGCAATCGGATCGACGGACTCGTCGCCGAGACTGCTTACGTCGCGCAGCATGTGTTTGCGCCGTTGCGTCGGGCCGCGGCCGCCGGCGCAATCTCTCCGCCACCGACGCGGCGCCCGGCTCCTCCTCCGCCGCCGATCGCGGGACCGGCCTAA
- a CDS encoding glucose 1-dehydrogenase — protein MKAVAVRPGSPNSVHLVDTPAPKLGDVPNGRGVLVKVLKVGVDATDKEINEAKYGNAPTGFDYLIIGHEVFGVVEEVGPKVTHVKPGDYVTCTVRRPGSSIYDLIGTNDMTSEETYYERGINLRHGFMTERFVDDAEFVVRMPQGLKHLHVLAEPMSCAAKAVSQAYEAQRRLKVWRPQRAFVLGVGQIGLLTTLVLRLKGIEVFALARSAAGTLNSKIVEQLGAKYVSTRETSPAELVKKVGKADLIVEATGNSSSAFGAMEALGHNGVLVWTSITGGQAKTEVPSDKINIEWVLGNKLLLGSVNGNRDHFEMGIKDLSQGELMYPGVIQQILTTPVRGLDNYQEMMRLLVEGKHLKVFVDVAEG, from the coding sequence ATGAAAGCCGTCGCCGTTCGTCCCGGTTCGCCCAATAGCGTGCATCTCGTCGACACCCCGGCCCCGAAACTCGGCGACGTTCCCAACGGCCGCGGGGTGCTGGTGAAGGTGCTTAAAGTCGGAGTCGATGCCACCGACAAAGAAATCAACGAAGCGAAGTACGGCAACGCGCCGACCGGTTTCGATTATCTCATCATCGGGCACGAGGTGTTCGGCGTCGTCGAAGAAGTCGGGCCGAAGGTCACGCACGTCAAGCCGGGCGACTACGTCACCTGCACGGTGCGGCGCCCCGGCTCGTCGATCTACGACTTGATCGGCACGAACGACATGACGAGCGAAGAAACGTACTACGAGCGCGGGATCAATCTTCGGCACGGATTCATGACCGAGCGGTTCGTCGACGATGCCGAGTTCGTCGTCCGCATGCCGCAAGGGCTCAAACACTTGCACGTGCTGGCCGAGCCGATGAGTTGCGCTGCGAAGGCCGTGAGCCAAGCGTATGAAGCGCAGCGGCGTTTGAAAGTGTGGCGACCGCAACGGGCCTTCGTGCTCGGCGTCGGCCAGATCGGTTTGTTAACGACGCTCGTGCTGCGATTGAAGGGAATCGAAGTTTTCGCTCTGGCACGAAGCGCTGCCGGTACGTTGAATTCGAAGATCGTCGAACAACTCGGCGCGAAATATGTGAGCACGCGAGAAACGTCGCCGGCGGAATTGGTGAAGAAGGTCGGAAAGGCCGACCTAATCGTCGAGGCGACCGGCAATAGTTCTTCGGCCTTCGGGGCGATGGAAGCGCTCGGACACAACGGCGTTCTCGTCTGGACGAGCATCACCGGCGGTCAGGCCAAGACGGAAGTGCCGAGCGATAAGATCAACATCGAGTGGGTGCTCGGCAACAAGTTGCTGCTAGGAAGTGTGAACGGCAATCGCGACCACTTCGAGATGGGAATCAAAGATCTCTCGCAAGGAGAACTGATGTACCCGGGAGTGATCCAACAAATCCTTACGACGCCGGTGCGCGGCCTCGACAACTATCAAGAGATGATGCGGCTGTTGGTCGAAGGAAAACACCTGAAGGTGTTCGTCGACGTGGCGGAAGGGTAA
- the ptsP gene encoding phosphoenolpyruvate--protein phosphotransferase, producing MARSRKTSTTSPADGASSPEITKLAPRRETKTATKKPIVFRGGVAVSPGVAIGRAYCIHDIFIGEDSRPLNDADVLQELARYDAAREKTEADLRAVYKKVREQLGEQHASIFQAHEAILHDPSFTAKVRAWVVDSKLSAAAALQRLSAEYTQLFASAVDQFIKDRLADVRDVIIRLTAHLDEGRGAKKLDAGDLTEDDEPSILIAGELVPSHVFTLGDREVAGIVTEAGGRTSHAAILARSRGIPAVSGVEEVLKNAANGDCVVVDGRNGHVILNPDYETLVAYRKLQREFANLKDTLAHNCHSQSISADGEVVQLQANISGVADARAACGMGASGVGLYRTEYLFLTHPDVPDEEEQYQAYCDAIAAAPNRRITIRTLDVGGDKKIAYIGDSREANPFLGWRSIRISFEHPQFFLAQIRAVLRAAAEDDAPKSVRLMFPMVTTVEEMRKIRSFVHRAERQLIQRKVPFARVPIGMMLEVPAAAVSIDVLLEESDFVSIGSNDLVQYLMAADRDNPKVSALCDPFSPAVLQVLTQVIAACRAANKPVTLCGEIAAAPKACVLLFGMGLRSFSMSPAFVPIIKDLLGKLKAAHAEAILKQVLKLRTTAQIARFMDEQIQQLAPNLAILGS from the coding sequence ATGGCGCGATCACGAAAAACCTCGACGACTTCGCCGGCCGACGGAGCATCGTCGCCCGAGATCACGAAGCTCGCACCGCGCCGCGAAACTAAGACTGCGACGAAGAAGCCGATCGTGTTTCGCGGCGGGGTCGCCGTTTCGCCGGGGGTTGCGATCGGTCGGGCCTATTGCATCCACGACATCTTCATCGGCGAAGACTCCCGCCCCTTGAACGATGCCGACGTGCTGCAAGAGCTCGCGCGCTACGATGCGGCGCGCGAGAAAACGGAAGCCGATCTCCGGGCAGTCTACAAAAAGGTGCGCGAGCAACTCGGCGAACAACACGCGTCGATCTTTCAGGCCCATGAAGCGATCTTGCACGATCCTTCCTTCACGGCCAAAGTTCGGGCTTGGGTCGTCGACTCGAAGCTGTCGGCCGCCGCGGCCTTGCAGCGTTTGTCGGCGGAATACACGCAGCTCTTCGCCTCGGCCGTCGATCAGTTCATCAAAGATCGATTGGCCGACGTGCGCGACGTCATCATTCGCCTTACGGCTCATCTCGACGAGGGGCGCGGCGCGAAGAAGCTCGACGCCGGCGATCTTACCGAAGACGACGAGCCTTCGATCCTGATCGCCGGGGAGTTAGTTCCTTCGCATGTCTTTACGCTCGGCGACCGCGAAGTGGCGGGCATCGTCACCGAAGCCGGCGGCCGAACGAGCCATGCCGCGATCCTCGCGCGCAGCCGAGGCATTCCGGCCGTGTCGGGCGTCGAAGAAGTTCTGAAAAACGCGGCGAACGGCGATTGCGTCGTCGTCGACGGCCGCAACGGCCACGTCATTCTCAATCCCGACTACGAAACGCTCGTCGCTTATCGCAAGCTCCAACGCGAGTTCGCGAACCTCAAAGACACGCTGGCTCACAACTGCCACTCGCAGTCGATCTCGGCCGACGGCGAAGTCGTGCAACTGCAGGCCAACATCAGCGGCGTGGCCGATGCTCGTGCGGCGTGCGGCATGGGAGCGTCGGGCGTCGGTCTCTATCGGACCGAATACCTATTCTTGACGCATCCGGATGTGCCCGACGAAGAGGAGCAGTACCAAGCCTACTGCGATGCGATCGCCGCGGCTCCGAACCGCCGTATCACGATCCGCACCCTCGACGTCGGCGGCGACAAGAAGATCGCGTACATCGGCGACAGTCGTGAGGCGAACCCGTTTCTCGGTTGGCGCTCGATCCGAATCTCGTTCGAGCACCCGCAGTTTTTTCTCGCGCAGATCCGTGCCGTGCTCCGGGCTGCCGCCGAAGACGACGCGCCGAAGAGCGTGCGGCTGATGTTTCCGATGGTCACCACGGTCGAAGAGATGCGCAAAATTCGCTCCTTCGTTCATCGGGCCGAGCGGCAATTGATCCAACGCAAAGTGCCCTTCGCGCGCGTGCCGATCGGGATGATGCTCGAAGTGCCGGCCGCGGCCGTTTCGATCGACGTGTTGCTCGAAGAATCCGATTTCGTCTCGATCGGCTCGAACGATCTCGTGCAATATCTCATGGCCGCGGATCGAGACAACCCCAAGGTCAGTGCGCTCTGCGATCCTTTCAGCCCGGCCGTCTTGCAAGTGCTTACGCAAGTCATCGCAGCTTGCCGCGCGGCCAATAAGCCGGTAACCCTCTGCGGCGAGATCGCCGCCGCGCCGAAAGCGTGCGTGCTGCTGTTCGGAATGGGGCTGCGTAGCTTCAGCATGAGCCCTGCCTTCGTGCCGATCATCAAAGACTTGCTCGGTAAGCTGAAGGCGGCGCATGCCGAAGCGATCTTAAAGCAAGTCTTGAAGCTGCGCACGACCGCGCAAATCGCTCGCTTCATGGACGAGCAAATTCAGCAGCTTGCGCCGAACCTCGCCATTCTGGGCTCGTAG